The genomic window GTAGTGATGAAGCCATAGATTTCATGAGAAAACTCTTGGATCGGATACCAAATGCTTAGTATTCTGTTTCCAATAGTGGCCAGCTAAATACTTTTGGGAAGCTTGCAAACAAGCTACGAAGGTAACAGCCCTTTCCTGTTTGTCTCCAACATCTGGTATTGGAAGTGGTTTCACTTAGGTATCATATCTATTAGGTATGCAGTTGATAGTCtttggtggctggggaaacccagccagatgggcggggtataaataataatgattagcTATAATAATGATTAGCTATAAGATCACTAAACTAGTGAAAGAatggtgttattattattacttgtgttATTATAAAATTACTTGTGAAGTATGGAAAGAAAACACCATGCTTTCACAAGTTTGGTGATCTTATAGCTAATCATAATTAAATATCAAATTCTATGTATAAATTATTACATTCATGCGGTTTAAATTGCTGCAGTTTAATAACAATTCCTTTTGAAGAGGGTTCTGCTTCAACAGTGCACAGTCTGGTTATATACATTGTTACAAGTCTTCAAAAACCCTGAAACAATAGCTTCCGAAGAGAAGTCTCTTCCATTCATAAGTTTGACTTCTGAATCtagtacagttgttgttgttcagtcgttcagtcgtgtccgactcttcgtgaccccatggaccagagcacgccaggcacgcctatccttcactgcctcccgcagtttggccaaactcatgttagtagcttcgagaatactgtccaaccatctcatcctttgtcgtccccttctccttgtgccctccatctttcccaacatcagggtcttttccagggagtcttctcttctcatgaggtggccaaagtactggagcctcaacttcaggatctgtccttctagtgagcactcagggccgatttccttgagaatggataggtttgatcttcttgcagtccatgggactctcaagagtctcctccagcaccataattcaaaagcatcaattcttcggcgatcagccttcttgatggtccagctctcacttccgtacattactactgggaaaaccatagctttaactatatggacctttgttggcaaggtgatgtctttgctttttaagatgctgtctaggtttgtcattgcctttctcccaagaagcaggcgtcttctaatttcgtgactgctgtcaccatctgcagtgatcatggaacccaagaaagtgaaatctctcactgcctccatttcttccccttctatttgccaggaggtgatgggaccagtggccatgatcttagtttttttgatgttgagcttcagaccatattttgcgctttcctctttcaccctcattaaaaggttcttcaattcctcctcactttctgccatcaaggttgtatcatcagcatatctgaggttgttgatattttttccgacaatcttaattccggtttgggattcatccagcccagcctttcgcatgatgaattctgcatataagttaaataagcagggagacaatatacagccttgtcgtactcctttcccaattttgaaccaatcagttgttccatatccagttctaactgtagcttcttgtcccacatagagatttctcaggagacggatgaggtgatcaggcactcccatttctttaagaactttccatagtttgctgtggtcgacacagtcaaatgcttttgcgtagtcaatgaagcagaagtagatgtttttctggaactctctagctttctccataatccagcgcatgtttgcaatttggtctctggttcctctgccccttcgaaatccagcttgcacttctgggagttctcggtccacgtactgcttaagcctgccttgtagaattttaagcataaccttgctagcgtgtgaaatgagtgcaattgtgcggtagttagagcattctttggcactgcccttctttgggattgggatgtaaactgatcttctagTACAGTAGTAGTTCTTTATTCCCAATGGAATAAAGGTGTGAAGGGTGCAGGACTGCAGCCCATGATGCTCTCTGAAATACTCCTTTTTTGCTAATGTGGGAAGGTTGAGTGATACTCTCGGGgcgatttttcttctttttaaacaaagcaaTTTAGTCTGCAAGCCTAAACAAACTTATACAGGAGTAACTCCTATTGAGCTCAGTCAGTGAAGCTTCCTTCTGAGTGGTCATGTGAAGGATTACACTGCTCATGGTTTCATAGTCAAACATTTACTGAAGGGTCTTAAGCATTAATATGGCTCTCTGTATTGAGCATGCAGTGCTTGCATAATTCCTTAATACTCTGTAAACAGCCCAGCCTTTTATCTGTACTATACTTCTCATTCGGTGGCTATGAGTGGCTTTGCAGTATAATGTGATTGGACTCTGCTGCCtgggagtgtgtatgtgtgtggatttAAAGGTTTCTTGTGGCATGCTCCCTGAAGAGGCTGGATTTTCTTCTAAATGCATTGTTAAATCAGGGTTTTGTAATTTGTTGACTATCCAGACTGGTGCTGGGAAATGCATTCAGCTGTAGCTAATCGTAATTAAATATCAAATCCTGTGTATGAGTTGCTGCATTCTTGTCTGGTGCTTAAGGATTGTCTCCATAAATATTCTGTTGAGTGATCTACATTTTTCAAGTGCTACTTTATGGACTTGCCCTTTTGTATTTCTTGATTCCTCATTTTCCAACTGGAGTTAATTGCTGTTCTTACTTAATAGGGCTCTGATATTTGTTCTGTTACTCACCCATATTGATTTTCCTCTGGCTTCTCCATATACCTGGAATGTGTTATATGCTAATATGCAACCTGTTTATCTCCCTTCTTAAAACAAACTCCTGAACACACTCTTACCCCTTCCATGCTGCCCCCTTACAGCCTCTTTTAATATAAGTAAAACAtgccatttttaaatttatagaaggttcttcctgatctCCTTAATGTCTAAAAATCTCAAAACTACAACCTAAAAAAATTGAAGCAGTATTATAAAACAGACATACAACAAAATCAGTAAAACAGTATGATAAAAGAAGGAATTACTGGTATTTAATATCAAGATCCAGTCTTATGGACTAGGGAAATCACAGgcaaaatatatgcatttacaagtactgtggtacctcgggttacagacgcttcaggttacagactccactaacccagaaatagtacctcgggttaagaactttgcttcaggatgagaacagaaatcacacagtggcagcaggaggccccattagctaaagtggtacctcaggttaagaacagtttcaggttaagaacagacctccagaacaaattaagttcttaacccgaggtaccaggggcgtcgctggggaggggcggtgggggcgggacgcccccagtgacagggtgagcagcggcgggtgggggtgtcaagcggcggcccctcccgccactcccacgcgccgccgctccctccgtcacccccggaggagcagcagcacatggatggggtgcttctgccgctttttttcggcgggggggggggcgacccgcgaggggggttgtcaccccctcctcgctggtcacccccccgcgccgaaaaaaccgcgggagggcgggcggggaaagcctggaaaggaagcagagcaggcgcgtttaagcgccgctctgcttctttttccgctttccgccgctttttttcggcgggagggggggcgaccagcgaggtgggggtcacccgtcaccccctcctcgctggtcaccaccccccccgccgaaaaaaaccgcgggggggggggcggggaaagcctggaaaggaagcagagcaggcgcgtttaagcgccgctctgcttctttttccgctttccgccgcttttttttcggcgggagggggggcgaccagcgaggtgggggtcacccgtcaccccctcctcgctggtcaccaccccccccgccgaaaaaaaccgcgggggggggcggggaaagcctggaaaggaagcagagcaggcgcgtttaagcgccgctctgcttctttttccgctttccgccgctttttttcggcgggggggggccgaccagcgaggtgggggtcacccgtcactccctcctcgctggtcaccaccacccccccgccgaaaaaaaccgcgggggggggggcggggaaagcctggaaaggaagcagagcaggcgcgtttaagcgccgctctgcttctttttccgctttccgccgcttttttcggcgggggggggcgaccagcgaggtgggggtcacccgtcaccccctcctcgctggtcaccacccccccccgccgaaaaaaagcctcggaaagggggaaatcccccctttctgtatacacgtgcgtcgtgacgtcacgatgacgtcacggcgcgcgcgtcgtgcccctcccccagggggtgcctctgcgctgccgccgcccccagcagcgcagaggctagcgacgccactgcgaggtaccactgtaatctgaaaCATCTGATGGATAATGCTTCAGATATGGCAGAGGGTAGGGAATTCCACAGTACAGAGATGATTATAGAAAAAGACAGTTTTGGGGTCACCACCCTGTGATATATTCTGTAGGGTATGTTTCCATGATTATCATTTCCTCGAATGATATactaaaatgaaacattttagtAATATATGGCTCTTGTTTTTCTAGAAGAGTCACACACAGTTTCTTGTCAATTTGAGCTAATTCAGCTGTTAATCTTTGTATTCAGATTCCCAGATTGCATGCCTCTTTTTAAAAGGAGTGCACAGGTATGAATTTATACCTATGATGTAACACCTTAGCTGTGAGCTAGTTGGACAAGGGTTTGTTTGCAAATTGCCTAGTATTAGGCATCATTATAAACGAATATTATGCATTTATAAAACTTCTTTTTACAGAAATGTAAGGATTTTTTCTTGCATTTTTGCAAGACCGCTGGTCTGATTCTGCACAAAATCTGTGCTGAAAGAATTGTACCTGCTGTACATGCCTTGCTAAATATTCAAGAATGGCATATCGCTTTTCTTTGACAGGGCTGTATAGACTGCGACTCTGCCACTTCAGCAGAAAGTTGCCATTACTTGTTCTGGGTAGCCGAGGGTGCTTCTGGATTAGCATTTTTTCCATCTTTTGCTTGGCAGGGATCCAGGCCCCTTGGATCCTCGTGAAGACCATTGGCACAGATAGCGGAAAGGAGACACACAAACTGATTGGATAGGAAGAATAGCTTCTATGTATCAATGCATTATTATTTGAAGCACAAATATGTCTACATTAAGGCAAGCCTTATTTTTAATCCTCAGTTTTTAAGAGCTTTTGCCAAATGCTCTGAAGGTCAGAGGTGAATTTGAAACTCGGGACGCAGGTGGAGAGGTTGGAAGGAAACTGATGTTGTTGGATTAAGAGGAGAATGAAATCGGTTTTTCAAGTCTACCCtaaaaagaactttttaatggaGCTGGAAAGGGAAGAGCAACATGCTTCATACTGGTGGAAGTTGGTCCATtagagcaaatggggcactgtccTACCACCTCAGTGCCATCAGTCAGCCCCCACCTGTGTGCTTTCTTGCTTACCACTGGGCTTTAGTTTCATcttctgatgggaattgtagtctaaaacatttgCAGGGCACCAAGTTGAGGGTGGTCTAAAGTGTCAGAAATGCTCACCCAGCTTCTCTCTGCTCCTCTATCTGTGCCAAGTGGGCCTTGCTTCCATTCTTTGGGAATGCATTAATTTGCATGCTGCTGTTTTCATTCATAAAATGCAACAGATTGGTTGTACTCCATTGATGACCTTGGGAACTAGCAAGACCTGCCTGCTGGCCAAAGACTGTTTCACACATGACTTAAATAGAATATTAAAGGCTGCTTGTTCATTCTATCAACGCTGCCGCTGTACCATAAAGTCTCTATTTTACCTACCTACCTAAGGTTTAGGTACATTTGAGGATGCATGTTTACTACTTCCAGGATTAGATATAAAATAACTATTCTAATATCCTTTATTGCAGAAAATCCCTTTTTATTCATTCTTTGCAGTATTCATGCCATTGTTAGGAATGTCATTTCATGTTGTGTTTGACAAGAAGCTCATGTCAGTCAGCTGTTACTATATGTTAAATTTTGTAGGATCACGCCAGTGAAAGTTCTCTGATACGTTCTATAATCTAGATCTAAAAGTCTATTTTTAGGAGGTTCCAGTGGAATTAGACCTCTGGCTGCAATGTTGTGGTTTCTTTATTGTTCACACTGTTTTACCAGCCCCTAACCTTCTTTTTGCAAGAGAAATATACAACATATACAAAATACAAGAAGAAACCACTACAAAATAATCAATCGTTTTTATTCTGGTCAAGCTTGAGTAATGAATGTGGAAATGACTAATGTTAAATGGCTACTGTGTACAGACTTAGCAACTCAACTTCTTTATTATTGGTAGGTAGAGGCACTGGTGAAATCAACATTGGATCTTCATGGAAGGATAGATTTCCTGGTCAACAATGGGGGAGGCCAGTTTCCTAGCCCAGCTGAAGCAATTAGTTCAAAAGGCTGGAATGCTGTGATTGAAACTAACTTGACTGGGACCTTCTACTGCTGTAAAGCAGGTGAGCACTTGGTGTACACAGGAAATAAGTAACTAAGCCATCCGTCTCTCTATCATTGGCATGGCATGTTCATGCTCTGCTGTCCCAGAAGCATTATATCAGACATTCAGAGAACTTTGGGATTCTTCCTGGGCTCAGCAGGTTATTAAAGGACTCCAGGCGAAGTTGTCACTGCTAATTAGGTTCAGCTGAAAGTTGGGTTGCCAAGTCTGTTGAAGCTCAGACCCTGAGATGCAAGGAGGAGAGGTTGGGGGCTAAGAGAGTCCGGATGCTGCCTTAGGTCGGAGGTTGACAGACATGGGGCAGTGGTAGCAGGATGAAGCCTCTTGAGCCAATGATACAGTAGCCTGCTGCCTTGATTTTTGGTCCTCAGTCTGAAATTCTGTTTttgtagaatcttagagttggaagggacccaacagtcatctagtccaacccactgcaatgcaggaatctcaactagtttCCCCCTTCAAACCCTGGGAAGAAGGCTGAAATCTGACACCCCAGGTCAAACCATGAGACCTGACAAGTAGTTTCTCCCCCTGAATAATTTACAACTAGAGGTGGAAGAAGCAAGGGGATTCCTTGACTATTTTTTTCCATGTCTGCAGATACCTAGTGACTAGATGATGAGATTTACATTTCAACACTGATACTGTTTTTGGCACTAAGAAATAGTGGGTGACACATGAGGCGGCAGGATCTTCCTTAAGGCTCCAGAGCAGTTTTTTCTAGACAGAAAGGAGGTAGGGGCTGGAGCAATCACTGGATTGTCCAAAAGTGCTGTCAGTTTGTTCTAGTTCTCCATACTTGCCTAGAAACATTGTACTGGGGCCATGAGGCCTAACTAGTTGGAGCCATTTTCTTAGGCAGTAGCAGACGAAATGGTAGCAAGATGGACAGGTATCctttagaaacataggaagtctTGCCTGTACAATGACTAGCAGTGACTTTCCAGGATTTCACGAAGGAGACTTTCCCAGCCCTTTCTGGAAATGCCTAGgtttgaacctgaaaccttcatGCAACAGATGTGCTGTCCCGCTGAGCTGTCGTTTTGTGTTATACAGATAAATATCAATAGAGTTATAAGATGTGCATTCAGTTGTGGTTCTCAGGTGAATATTTGGGTTTAATGTCATTGCTGCTTCCACATCTAAGCAACGCACGGCCCTGTTGATAGCAAATGTTTTTGTCAAGTTTTCTAAGGCTATGGAAATAAGGCCTGAGACAGATTTCATTCCACTCATGTGTTTACTGTAATCTTTGCACACCAGTTATCTGGCAATGTAAAAACATTCACAACCATTCTTCTGTTTTCCACCCAGTGTACAATGCTTGGATGCAGGATCACGGAGGTGCTATTGTCAACATCGTGGCTGATATGTGGAAAGGGTTTCCTGGCATGTCGTAAGTCTGCTATCAGTATACAACTTTTCTTTTTCGTTACGATACACAGTCCACTtgctttcacttaaactgcttaGACTGAGGTGCCTTGAGGTGCAAAGTACAATTTTATTAACAACCTTGCACCTCAGAAGTCTCAGTCTTCCGTAAGCCATGCTTTTTTCCTCAGTCAATGCCTATACTTCTATAACTTGTTTATAATTTGATGAGTCATACAGAATGCTATTAATGTTACTGTGAGCTTTTCGTTGGGCTGGAATAATTGGACAAACACaaaatactgatttttttttctgcaggCCTTCAGCCAGCTTTTGTTCACTATTTGTGTTAGCACTGAGTTTGCAGTTAAGCTTCTAAAATGTCAGATATTGCTAACTTGACTGCCCTGTTCTGCTGAGATTTGTTTTGGATTTGTTTGATTGGATGCCTGCTTGTCAAAGTGTGAACCTAATTAGGCTTGCTAGGTGTCGCTATAGTTACTTAAAAGCATCCAGTTTTGATGGAGCTGACACATACCCCATGTCTATTTATTGATGGAAGATAAtattgcccttttaaaatttccttccTTCACAGACACACTGGTGCAGCAAGAGCCGCAGTCGATAACCTGACCAAAAGCCTAGCCATCGAGTGGGCCCGAAGTGGAGTGAGAATTAACTCAGTTTCCCCAGTAGGTAACAGAAACATGTGACCAGTAAGGGAAGAGTCAAATTAGTACAGACTAATTTGTAAAATGATCATTTGGTTTAGCTGagataaaataaaacctgtcCCTACCATCACATGCTAGCTGCACAGTTGGTCATAATTGTTGGAGTCTATTAAGGGTTTTTGTAGTTAAACCTACTAAAAGCATCCAGGATTTGGGATGGGTCTTAGGATATGGAAACGGAGGatgaggctttctttctttctttctttctttctttctttctttctttctttctcaaatttATAAGCTGCTTCGCAGACTGAAGCCGCCAAAGCAAAGTACAACAGTATAGAAATGTGATAAAATGCAAGCTCccaaaacaataaagcaatttCTACAGATATATAATGTATCTTCCTTGAATGACTGGGTCACACTTCAGGGAAAGCTGTCTTAagcaaaaatgactttggcaCATGCCTAAATATCATGATGCAACGCTTCACAGAGATGGAGTGGTTTATAAAAGATTAAAATAAGTGCCATTAAGCCAAAGGGAGAGAGAACAATTGAGTTGAAAGGAATAGAACTAtgctttttggtgtgtgtgctgcttgttgttttttttaaaaaaatatttatcatCATTCTACCCTatccttcctcctgcaggagACCATTGGAAAGTACACATAATCAAGAAAATACAAGCagttaaaaaaagttttaaaacagcCATGCAAACAATAATACCACTAAAACAATTTAAATACATTATACAGCGGATGAGGAATATTTGGCTGTCAGCCTCAGTTGCCATTAAAGTGGTTTTTCCTCAGGGTGAATCCTTCACCCCACAAGAACAGAATGTTGCGTTGGAAATTGTGGCATATACACAGCCCTATTTATTGAGGGAATTGTAAGCAAGTTAAAGAGCCAAGATTTTGAATAAGAGCTGGAATATATTTCTATCCCCCTACCCAACAGCGTAGCTCTTAATGAGCAGCTGCTTTTCAGTGTAGAGGGTTCAATGTTACTGTGTTAAGCATTAATGGAGTCTTACTGTGAGTCTGTCCTTTTCTTCGTAGGGAGTGATATTTTCAGAAACTGCTGTTGCACATTACAAAGATGGTGAAGAACAGTTTAAAAGCTATATCCAAAAAATTCCTGCAAAGAGATTAGGACTTCCTGAAGAGGTATTACAGTATTTCAATCTAAAAGTTCCTTTTTGGCACTGAGGGTCTTTCCAGATGATAGGTAggggcgcccgccctgtggaacgccctcccaccagatgtcaaggaaagaaacaactatctgacttttagggaagtttttaatggttgatgttttgttgtgtttttaatatcctgttggaagcctcccagagaggctggggaggcctggccagatgggtggggtataagtaattgtgtgtgtgtgtgtgtgtgtgtgtgtgtgtgagtgtgtgattTCCCTCCTGTACACATTTACACAAAGTAGTGCAAATACCAGCCTTGCTGTGGAAGATGGTTTTTGGTGGTACTCCTGATCAACATGTGTATGAACAGGGGTGGGTCAGCAAGGGTCAAATACAgtccttcaggcctctctcatagAAATGGTGCTCTTGCATTGGAAAGAGGGATTTCATGACACTGGAAAGAACACCCTAAATTTCAAAgacttaagatatttgaagatgcatACCACTAGctaatacagtgctacctccggttgcagacaggatccgttctggagctccggtcagatcccTAGGTTTCCGCAACTGTagggaccgcttctgtgcatgcgtgtggcgcagtagagtgcttctgcgcatgctcgtgctgcgaaacacttccgggtttgccgctttcgcaacccgaagttcACATTACCTGAGGGTGACGTGTGCCAAGGTGCTACTGTATgttcagaccaaaaaaaaaagtttattggaGTACTCTTTAAAGGGCAAGCTATGTGCCTGGCATTGTATAAATCTAAAATAGGTATCCTGATTATGCTATAATTATGCTGTACCATCTATTCCACAGTAGTAGCAAGCAATGTGCCTGGCATTGTATAAACCTAAAATAGGTATCCTGATTATGCTATAATTATGCTGTACCATCTATTCCACAGTAGTAGCAAACACCACATTGTAAGCCTGCTGGTTGAACTTGCAGAACTTTTGAATGTGCAGTTTATAGTAGAACCTTGCTAGTTTTGAAGGTGATTTTTGAGTACTTTTAGAATAGATGGTTCTGCTGACATATCCAAGCCAGCAAAGCATTGAAATGCTTAGTATTTTACTGTCCATAAATATTATATCATTTTCTTTTTGACTTGAACATTTTGTCTTTAGTAAAACATTCCTGTGGACCACTGGTCAGTAATCTTCTGTAATTGATCAGGAATGACTTCTGATCTAAGAATCACCTTCGAATAGAGAGCTAACAGGAGCCCTTTTCAGAAATGTGCATTCAATGGATGCCAGCAGGGCTGGTGGCACTGTTGTGGTAACTGGCTCTGTGCCCACCCTGCATGCTTATCAGTGTGCATTGGCACCATGATTTTGACATACAAATGCATACATTTCATACATTTGCACATGTGCAAGGCAGAATTTATACACTACTGCCTTTGTTGTGATTAATGCATGAAGCCTTGCCTGCATTTTTGAAAAGTGCTATGGCATGGCAGACATTGAGCACTTGTAATTCACATAAGTAAATGTCTTGAATCTTTATAAGGTATCTCCCTTGGTGTGTTTCCTGCTGTCTCCGGCTGCCTCTTTTATCACTGGAGAAACTGTGAAGGTTGATGGTGGGCAGAGCATATATAGTTCCCCATGGGAAGTACCAGGTAAAAAAAACCCACGCTTTTTAAAAACTACTTTTTAACCAGTAGCTTGTTCAGTTACATGCCCACCCAGGGCCTGTTTAGATTTATTACACTCTTTTCAGGAAATCAACACATTTGTTTTATCATAGTTTAGTCAACTTTGCAGTAGCTTGATAATTGAGTTGTGAGTCTTTTTAGGTCCAGCCTGGGATtgtagagcatagctgtcaactccccccccccctttttatgggaaattcccttattccagtgccttttcccactgcaaaaaaagggaatgttgacagctatggctgtttcccaatgcaagaaaaaggaaggttgacagcttaCTATAATAAAAGGATTTCTATACCAGCCAGTCGGGGCAAGTGATGCTGTGAGCCTTGAATGCTTCACTAAACTCTATGCTCAACAGCCTTAACTTAAAGGTTCTAGTCTTAACCCATGGCTGCCTTAACTCTCATGACATTGGAATGGGATTGGTAAAAACACTCTTGGGATTACCCCAACTTCAGTTATTGAATTGTCATATAGCTGTCTTATAAACAAGAAGCAACCTTTTAATAAATTTTGGGAAGGATTTTAATAGACAACAAGGGTACATACAATGTCTGTGTTCTCAGTTCATAGGGTCCTTTCTATAGGTCAGTTACATTCAGTGTGAGACACTGCTGTCTTGGAGATTATGAGGTGGAAGAAGTGAATGTGGGTAGAAGGGGGATAATGATTTTCCATTATTTTGACAAACAACCTTTTACTTATCAACGTCACGTCTAGTTTTTCCCAGATATTCATGTACTGAATCCAAGGCTGACTAAAGATCTATAGAAATATAGGTTGCCTTTTTGGTCTTTGGAAGATTTTTCAGCCGAAATGAAAATAACTAATGCGTAGCCCATAGCTTTTCCTCCTAGGATCTCTTTCTATACATGTTGCAAAGACAATGCTGTAATTTGGATCGCTGTAAATATGTAACATGATAATTTTTGGAAAGAATTGGATAAAAGGGTGTTTGGAGAGCATTTCCTTTAgctcagtcttccccaacctggtatcactatatattttggactataattctcattagccatgctggtggggactgatggaaattgtagcccaaaacaacgaaagggcaccaggttgggaaagagtGCTTTACACTTAAAGgaagttttctttctttaagaGAGCTGCTCATCGAGACTAGGATCTAGCTGGGTTAAGGTGAGATGAAGCAGCGGCTAGCTTTTGAAGGCAACTGTCTTATTGTATCCTTTCCCGCAGATCATAATAGATGGCCACCTGCACCAGATGGAGATAATGCCAACGCACTCAAGAAGATGCTTTCAGGAAAAGCTTTGTCAAAGCTGTAAAACCAATGGGGTCAGCCCCCTTCCATGCCTGTCAGTGGATAAATGCTGCCTTTCAGTAATTGACTGCGATCTTGAGGATCACAGCCTCACTGGGGTAACAAACT from Lacerta agilis isolate rLacAgi1 chromosome 1, rLacAgi1.pri, whole genome shotgun sequence includes these protein-coding regions:
- the PECR gene encoding peroxisomal trans-2-enoyl-CoA reductase — its product is MAAAACGGHGGRFLASGLFRNRVAIVTGGGTGIGKAITADLLQLGCNVVIASRKFDRLKAAANELAAKIPPTVSAQVTPVQCNIRKEEEVEALVKSTLDLHGRIDFLVNNGGGQFPSPAEAISSKGWNAVIETNLTGTFYCCKAVYNAWMQDHGGAIVNIVADMWKGFPGMSHTGAARAAVDNLTKSLAIEWARSGVRINSVSPGVIFSETAVAHYKDGEEQFKSYIQKIPAKRLGLPEEVSPLVCFLLSPAASFITGETVKVDGGQSIYSSPWEVPDHNRWPPAPDGDNANALKKMLSGKALSKL